In Scyliorhinus torazame isolate Kashiwa2021f chromosome 19, sScyTor2.1, whole genome shotgun sequence, a single genomic region encodes these proteins:
- the LOC140396101 gene encoding probable G-protein coupled receptor 139, with protein sequence MGKPAILQIERIYYPVLSAVGVPVNLIAIMILSRGKCGLSKCITYYLVGMSTADLLVVIIDPILRWNAQIYYPDSFLNITPVCSLIYVLRFATTIVSVWLTVAFTFDRFVAICCENLKSKYCTAKAAALVIGNVSMVGCFVSVPWYFIYEPYYTIDDVPWDCIAKKSFFSSSIWGAFDMFHRVLTPCVPFIMIVLLNVLMVRRILVASRVRKGFRGQSNGENLKDTEMENRRKSIILLFSISGSFILLWIIRVVYQIYARITNIQYYYSYSDPRYITESTSMMFQLLSTCTNTCIYVLTQARFREELKNALKCPFVLIVKLGSA encoded by the coding sequence TTAACTTGATCGCGATTATGATCCTGTCCCGAGGAAAGTGTGGTCTCTCGAAATGTATTACTTACTACTTGGTGGGAATGTCAACAGCCGATCTCCTCGTCGTTATCATCGATCCAATATTGCGGTGGAATGCTCAGATTTATTACCCAGATTCATTCCTGAATATTACTCCTGTTTGTAGTCTAATTTACGTTTTGAGGTTTGCAACCACGATAGTTTCTGTCTGGCTCACAGTCgcgttcacctttgatcgatttgtggcaatTTGTTGTGAGAATCTGAAGTCTAAGTACTGCACAGCGAAAGCTGCCGCGCTAGTTATAGGAAATGTGAGTATGGTGGGTTGTTTCGTATCTGTCCCATGGTACTTCATCTATGAACCATACTACACAATTGATGATGTTCCTTGGGATTGTATCGCTAAAAAAAGTTTCTTTAGTTCATCTATCTGGGGTGCATTTGACATGTTTCATCGTGTCCTAACTCCTTGTGTCCCCTTCATTATGATTGTACTGCTCAATGTTCTGATGGTCAGACGTATTTTAGTAGCCAGTAGAGTCCGCAAGGGCTTTCGGGGCCAGAGTAATGGAGAGAATCTCAAGGACACAGAGATGGAAAACcgaaggaaatccataattttactcttcagcatatctGGTAGTTTTATCCTGTTATGGATTATCCGGGTTGTGTATCAAATCTATGCACGAATTACAAACATCCAATATTATTACTCCTACTCTGACCCTCGTTATATCACCGAATCTACGTCGATGATGTTTCAACTTCTCAGTACTTGCACCAACACTTGCATTTACGTCTTGACCCAGGCGAGATTCAGAGAGGAACTGAAAAATGCATTGAAATGTCCATTCGTTTTGATCGTTAAATTAGGGAGCGCATAG